The proteins below are encoded in one region of Hordeum vulgare subsp. vulgare chromosome 3H, MorexV3_pseudomolecules_assembly, whole genome shotgun sequence:
- the LOC123442635 gene encoding probable F-box protein At4g22165 → METCSIARIFRLQLQDLAMYPHKLSSLVFRFLPRLLLGFPPSSLSKFSRDEHVHPSLTKTKMLSTLPELPQDILMVIFAALEIPDLMRAGSVCSSWHSAYAELRTLGQYKQRQTPCLVYASESDPDDVLCLYSLAEKRSYKLTLPQPPIRSRYLIGSSHGWLVTVDERSEMHLLNPITCEQIALPSVTTIEHVKPIFDEYGDVCKYEMSWHSGMRSSRDPPSIFALAELRDRLQWKAFVFPDTSTGSYIVVLIHNPQAQLSFAKAGDDKWTWLPPHLLFEDCTYKDGILYAVNTMGEFHAFDLSGCVVTMKTIMRIPEHYDCNGRYIVQAPWGSLLQVFRIVHDHDLEPEPGACEYWNTTGIKICEIDALWNKIKVINCLRDHVLFLGHNLSQCLSADEFPALKANHSYFTDDNFLWTVGHKNNHRDMGILNLDDNSMEELVSPQLWSKCPAPMWITPALRKINAMGSMSQQL, encoded by the coding sequence ATGGAGACCTGCAGCATAGCCAGGATATTCAGATTGCAATTGCAAGACCTAGCTATGTACCCGCACAAGTTGTCCTCTCTAGTCTTCAGATTTTTGCCCAGGCTGCTGCTAGGCTTCCCTCCCAGCTCACTCAGCAAATTCTCCAGAGATGAACATGTCCATCCGTCACTGACCAAGACCAAGATGCTGTCCACATTGCCGGAGCTGCCGCAGGACATCTTGATGGTTATCTTTGCCGCTCTCGAGATccctgacctcatgcgtgctggcTCCGTGTGTTCATCCTGGCACTCCGCATACGCCGAGCTACGCACCCTTGGGCAGTACAAGCAGCGCCAGACGCCTTGCCTGGTTTACGCCTCTGAATCTGATCCTGATGATGTTTTGTGCCTCTACAGCCTTGCCGAGAAGAGGTCCTACAAGTTAACTCTGCCGCAGCCACCTATCCGCAGCAGGTATTTGATTGGGTCCTCACATGGCTGGCTTGTTACCGTCGACGAGAGGTCTGAGATGCACCTTCTGAATCCAATCACCTGTGAACAGATTGCTCTCCCTTCAGTGACCACCATTGAGCATGTGAAGCCCATATTTGATGAGTATGGTGATGTCTGCAAGTATGAGATGTCATGGCACTCTGGAATGCGAAGCAGTCGTGATCCACCATCCATCTTTGCTCTTGCCGAGCTGAGGGATAGACTCCAGTGGAAGGCGTTTGTATTTCCTGATACATCCACAGGAAGCTACATTGTGGTGCTCATCCACAATCCACAAGCTCAGCTCTCATTTGCAAAGGCAGGGGATGATAAGTGGACCTGGCTACCACCTCATTTGCTTTTCGAGGACTGCACTTACAAGGATGGCATATTGTATGCAGTCAATACAATGGGAGAATTTCACGCATTTGATCTCAGTGGCTGTGTGGTTACAATGAAAACGATTATGAGGATACCTGAGCATTATGATTGTAATGGCAGGTACATTGTTCAAGCTCCATGGGGCAGTCTGCTACAAGTGTTTCGAATAGTGCATGACCATGATTTAGAACCCGAGCCTGGTGCATGTGAGTACTGGAACACTACGGGAATTAAAATATGTGAGATTGATGCTCTTTGGAATAAAATTAAGGTGATCAATTGCCTGCGTGACCATGTGTTATTTCTTGGTCATAATCTATCGCAATGCCTTAGTGCTGATGAATTTCCTGCTCTCAAGGCAAATCATTCCTATTTTACCGATGATAATTTTCTGTGGACAGTGGGACATAAGAATAATCATCGTGATATGGGAATTCTGAACTTGGATGATAACAGCATGGAGGAGCTTGTGTCTCCTCAGCTTTGGTCCAAGTGTCCAGCTCCTATGTGGATTACTCCTGCTCTTAGAAAGATCAACGCGATGGGCTCAATGAGCCAACAACTATGA
- the LOC123442634 gene encoding uncharacterized protein At2g39795, mitochondrial-like encodes MALFAAARRAASSSLPLLRASASRGAATRGQALLRPLAAAAARPMPFSSATALKPSSDDELLRVVKAEIKFAEDCDDHDRVEEVPDSFPFKITDKKGFNDITLTRTYQGEKIEVLVSMPNLVTGDEPEHDQDEDDKEKDDDQDDSEKPPKSTLPLTVTITKSSSGPSLEFTCTAYPDEILIDTLSVKQPSANLEEEDIAYEGPDFNDLDENLQRAFHKYLELRGITPMTTNFLHEYMINKDSREYLFWLNKLKDFVKL; translated from the exons atggccctcttcgccgccgcccgccgcgcTGCCTCCTCCTCGCTCCCCCTCCTCCGCGCCTCCGCCTCCCGCGGCGCGGCCACCCGTGGCCAGGCCCTGCTCCGCCCCCTGGCCGCCGCGGCGGCCCGCCCGATGCCCTTCTCCTCGGCGACCGCGCTGAAGCCGAGCTCCGACGACGAGCTCCTCCGCGTCGTCAAGGCCGAGATCAAGTTCGCCGAGGACTGCGACGACCACGACCGG GTTGAGGAGGTCCCAGATAGCTTCCCTTTCAAAATCACCGACAAGAAGGGGTTTAATGACATCACTCTTACAAGAACTTACCAGGGTGAGAAGATCGAGGTTCTGGTTTCCATGCCCAACCTAGTCACTGGAGACGAGCCGGAGCATGACCAGGACGAGGATGACAAGGAGAAAGACGATGATCAGGATGACAGCGAGAAGCCCCCGAAATCCACTCTTCCCCTCACAGTCACCATCACCAAGAGCAGCAGCGGCCCAAGCCTCGAGTTCACCTGCACCGCCTATCCTGACGAGATCCTCATTGATACCTTGTCCGTGAAGCAGCCCTCTGCGAACTTGGAAGAGGAGGACATTGCATACGAGGGTCCTGACTTCAA TGACCTCGACGAGAACCTGCAGAGGGCATTCCACAAGTACCTGGAGCTGCGCGGGATCACGCCCATGACGACAAACTTCCTGCACGAGTACATGATCAACAAGGACAGCAGGGAGTACCTGTTTTGGCTCAACAAGCTCAAGGATTTCGTCAAGCTGTAG